A single window of Lysobacter oculi DNA harbors:
- a CDS encoding O-antigen ligase family protein — protein sequence MNPAAPASTDHDTPVGWRWAPAWVLAYAVLWPASRVSEAVLSLGALMALFLLGKARFRAGNRLLSSGAWALTTALFFAYWLPQLFSTFDAADPRGAILKTLAGLRYLPFLWLVAIAVATQAGRRIVFGGIAVLLAVWSVDLLLQAISGHSVLFDALDALYRAVKHGKGICEGQAARGFDRFNGIFGTCNPVLGVVLASFSPFLLFAAHRRWGAKGWLVASFLAGTAILLAGSRASWLTYGLVLLVSGWHVLGWKRLLGLFAAGVLALGLLSMVYAPLGDRIERTAQVLRGTDQGVDAALSGRGKIWGAAGCMIRQHPVNGVGVRDFREAYPACDPSPGLKPAWGEGPALHAHQLLLEILSETGVIGLLMWLAGAALAWRAWRYASAEAKRRARPAMLALAVTVFPFNTHLAFYGSFWGGVTLLLAALYAGSLLARDEPAA from the coding sequence ATGAACCCTGCCGCGCCCGCTTCCACCGATCACGACACGCCCGTCGGCTGGCGCTGGGCGCCTGCCTGGGTGCTGGCCTATGCGGTGCTGTGGCCGGCCTCGCGGGTGTCGGAGGCGGTGCTCTCGCTGGGCGCGTTGATGGCGCTGTTCCTGCTGGGCAAGGCGCGTTTCCGCGCCGGCAACCGGCTGCTGAGTTCCGGCGCGTGGGCGCTGACCACGGCGCTGTTCTTCGCCTACTGGCTGCCGCAGCTGTTCTCCACCTTTGATGCGGCGGACCCGCGCGGCGCCATCCTCAAGACGCTGGCCGGGCTGCGCTACCTGCCGTTCCTGTGGCTGGTGGCGATCGCCGTGGCCACGCAGGCCGGGCGACGGATCGTGTTCGGCGGCATCGCGGTGTTGCTGGCGGTGTGGTCGGTCGACCTGCTGCTGCAGGCGATTTCCGGCCACAGCGTGCTCTTTGATGCGCTGGACGCGCTGTACCGCGCGGTCAAGCACGGCAAGGGCATCTGCGAAGGGCAGGCGGCGCGCGGCTTCGATCGGTTCAATGGCATCTTCGGCACCTGCAACCCGGTGCTGGGCGTGGTGCTGGCCAGCTTCTCGCCGTTCCTGCTGTTCGCCGCGCATCGTCGCTGGGGCGCGAAGGGCTGGCTGGTCGCGTCCTTCCTGGCCGGCACCGCCATCCTGCTGGCCGGCTCGCGCGCCAGCTGGTTGACCTACGGCCTGGTCCTGCTGGTCTCCGGCTGGCATGTGCTGGGCTGGAAGCGGCTACTCGGCCTGTTCGCCGCCGGCGTGCTGGCGCTCGGCCTGTTGTCGATGGTGTACGCGCCGCTGGGCGACCGCATTGAACGTACCGCGCAGGTGCTGCGCGGCACCGATCAGGGGGTGGATGCCGCCTTGTCCGGGCGCGGCAAGATCTGGGGCGCGGCCGGCTGCATGATCCGCCAGCACCCGGTCAACGGCGTCGGCGTGCGCGATTTCCGCGAGGCCTATCCCGCCTGCGACCCCAGTCCCGGGCTGAAGCCGGCCTGGGGCGAGGGCCCGGCGCTGCACGCGCACCAGCTGCTGCTGGAAATCCTCTCGGAGACCGGCGTCATCGGCCTGCTCATGTGGCTGGCCGGCGCGGCGCTGGCGTGGCGGGCCTGGCGCTATGCCAGTGCGGAGGCCAAGCGCCGCGCGCGCCCGGCGATGCTGGCGCTGGCCGTCACCGTATTCCCCTTCAACACCCACCTCGCGTTCTACGGCAGCTTCTGGGGTGGCGTGACTTTGCTGCTGGCGGCTCTTTACGCCGGCAGCCTGCTGGCACGCGACGAGCCCGCCGCGTGA
- a CDS encoding glycosyltransferase family 2 protein yields the protein MTSREPLSAVVTTFDNAATLDRCLASLAFCDEIVVLDSDSTDATRDIAAAHGARIFIEPFMGYGPQKQSAIDKATHDWVLLLDADEVMSDAGRLAIERELRAPRADGYRLPRQEWLFWRWPHPATRGNRQLRLFRRSMGAMNAVPVHAAPETRGRRLDLDAPFRHHGEAEIAVRVDKVNRYSSGLVEHVRGKQRRFIGLRLLVQPTLAFLKLYVGKRYFLNGWAGFFAAKTQSFYVFLKYAKLFEAGRKRGAQPFE from the coding sequence GTGACATCGCGCGAGCCGCTGTCGGCGGTCGTCACCACCTTCGACAACGCCGCCACGCTCGACCGCTGTCTCGCCAGCCTGGCGTTCTGCGACGAGATCGTGGTGCTGGATTCCGATTCCACCGACGCCACCCGCGACATCGCCGCCGCGCACGGCGCCCGCATCTTCATCGAGCCGTTCATGGGCTACGGGCCGCAGAAGCAGTCGGCCATCGACAAGGCCACCCACGACTGGGTGCTGCTGCTCGATGCCGACGAGGTGATGAGCGACGCCGGCCGCCTCGCCATCGAACGGGAACTGCGCGCTCCGCGTGCCGACGGCTACCGCCTGCCGCGCCAGGAATGGCTGTTCTGGCGCTGGCCGCACCCGGCCACGCGCGGCAACCGGCAATTGCGGCTGTTCCGCCGTTCGATGGGCGCGATGAACGCCGTGCCGGTGCATGCCGCGCCGGAAACCCGTGGCCGCCGCCTCGACCTGGACGCGCCGTTCCGCCACCACGGCGAGGCCGAAATCGCGGTGCGGGTGGACAAGGTCAACCGCTATTCCAGCGGGCTGGTCGAACACGTGCGTGGCAAACAGCGGCGCTTCATCGGGCTGCGGCTGCTGGTCCAGCCGACGCTCGCCTTCCTCAAGCTGTATGTCGGCAAGCGCTACTTCCTGAACGGCTGGGCTGGCTTCTTCGCGGCGAAAACACAGTCGTTCTACGTCTTCCTCAAGTACGCCAAGCTGTTCGAAGCCGGGCGCAAGCGCGGCGCTCAACCCTTCGAGTAA
- the lpxL gene encoding LpxL/LpxP family Kdo(2)-lipid IV(A) lauroyl/palmitoleoyl acyltransferase has protein sequence MPAEHPPPLPSALLAPRHWPMWGLMAALVLLARLAWPLQRAIGAPLGALLGRVLKDRRQAATRNLELAFPDMPATERDALRDASFRDLGIGLFEFARAWWGSITPMRRTVQIEGLEHLRALQAEGRGVLMVSGHFMTLEMCGRLLCDHVELAGMYRRHRSPVLEWAVLRGRLRYATAMFGNDDIRGAIRHLKRGGFLWYAPDQDMRGKDTVFAPFFGIPASTITATHQLARISGCAVVPFFHRREGDRYVLRIAPPLTPFPTDDAAADSARVNAAIEAMVREAPSQYLWIHRRFKRQPDGVSLYSKG, from the coding sequence ATGCCCGCCGAACACCCGCCGCCGCTGCCCAGCGCCCTGCTCGCGCCCCGCCATTGGCCGATGTGGGGGCTGATGGCCGCGCTGGTGCTGCTGGCGCGGCTGGCTTGGCCGCTGCAGCGCGCGATCGGTGCGCCGCTCGGCGCCCTGCTCGGCCGCGTGCTGAAGGACCGGCGGCAGGCGGCGACGCGCAACCTGGAACTCGCTTTCCCCGACATGCCCGCAACCGAACGCGATGCGTTGCGCGATGCCAGCTTCCGCGACCTCGGCATCGGCCTGTTCGAATTCGCGCGCGCGTGGTGGGGCTCGATCACGCCGATGCGCCGCACCGTGCAGATCGAAGGGCTGGAACACCTGCGTGCGCTGCAGGCGGAAGGCCGCGGCGTGCTGATGGTCTCCGGCCATTTCATGACGTTGGAGATGTGCGGCCGCCTGCTCTGCGACCACGTTGAACTGGCCGGCATGTACCGCAGGCACCGCAGCCCGGTGCTGGAATGGGCGGTGCTGCGCGGCCGCCTGCGCTATGCCACGGCGATGTTCGGCAACGACGACATCCGCGGCGCGATCCGCCATCTCAAGCGCGGCGGTTTCCTCTGGTACGCGCCGGACCAGGACATGCGCGGCAAGGACACGGTGTTCGCGCCGTTCTTCGGCATCCCGGCATCGACCATCACCGCCACCCACCAGCTGGCGCGGATCAGTGGTTGTGCGGTGGTGCCGTTCTTCCATCGCCGCGAAGGGGATCGTTACGTGCTGCGCATCGCGCCGCCTCTGACCCCTTTCCCCACCGACGATGCCGCCGCCGACAGCGCGCGGGTCAACGCGGCGATCGAGGCGATGGTCCGCGAGGCGCCTTCGCAATACCTGTGGATCCACCGCCGCTTCAAGCGTCAACCCGATGGCGTGTCGCTTTACTCGAAGGGTTGA
- the waaA gene encoding lipid IV(A) 3-deoxy-D-manno-octulosonic acid transferase, whose product MKPDLTERLLRGLYSLALYALLPVTIYHLVWRGFRHPAYLSRWNERYARYGDAPAFAPGEDGTLWVHAVSVGEVAAAAALVNALLAKYPQRRLVVSCITPTGSDRIRALWGDRVEHVYLPYDLPGAVGRFLARYRPAQALIMETELWPNLLFGCRDRGIPVSILNARLSARSLRGYQVLAPLVSRALATVAHVCAQTEADGRRFLVLGARPEAVAVTGNLKYDVEAMGDAGFVEAFRRHAGTRRVWIAASTHPEEELPVLLAHRRLRRHWPDVLLLWAPRHPERFGPVTERLRSAGLRTASRAADRWPERDDTAFVIDTLGELPAFFAVSDVAFVGGSLQDIGGHNLLEPAVAGVPVVTGPHLHNFTDIARGMREAGAMRVVESGDALSDALDALLDNAAERQRMGEAGLRLAESGRGALARTLAAVGL is encoded by the coding sequence ATGAAGCCCGACCTCACCGAACGCCTGCTGCGCGGCCTGTATTCGCTCGCGCTCTACGCGTTGCTGCCGGTGACGATCTACCACCTGGTCTGGCGCGGCTTCCGCCATCCCGCCTATCTCTCGCGCTGGAACGAGCGCTACGCGCGCTATGGCGATGCGCCCGCGTTCGCGCCGGGCGAAGACGGCACGCTCTGGGTGCATGCGGTATCGGTGGGCGAAGTCGCCGCCGCCGCCGCATTGGTCAATGCCCTGCTCGCGAAATACCCGCAGCGCCGGCTGGTGGTGAGCTGCATCACCCCGACCGGTTCGGACCGCATCCGCGCGCTGTGGGGCGACCGCGTCGAACACGTCTACCTGCCTTACGACCTGCCGGGCGCTGTCGGGCGCTTCCTCGCCCGTTACCGGCCGGCGCAGGCGCTGATCATGGAAACCGAGCTGTGGCCGAACCTGCTGTTCGGCTGCCGCGACCGCGGCATCCCGGTGTCGATCCTCAACGCGCGGCTGTCGGCGCGATCGTTGCGCGGCTACCAGGTGCTGGCGCCGCTGGTCTCGCGCGCGCTGGCCACCGTGGCGCATGTCTGCGCGCAGACCGAGGCCGATGGCAGGCGCTTCCTGGTGCTGGGCGCGCGTCCGGAGGCGGTGGCCGTCACCGGCAACCTGAAATACGACGTGGAGGCGATGGGGGATGCCGGCTTCGTCGAAGCCTTCCGCCGCCATGCCGGCACGCGCCGGGTGTGGATCGCCGCCAGCACCCATCCCGAGGAAGAACTGCCGGTGCTGCTCGCGCATCGACGCCTGCGCCGGCACTGGCCGGACGTGCTGCTGCTGTGGGCGCCGCGCCATCCCGAACGCTTCGGGCCGGTCACCGAGCGCCTGCGCAGCGCCGGCCTGCGTACCGCCAGCCGCGCCGCCGACCGCTGGCCGGAGCGCGACGACACGGCATTCGTCATCGACACCCTCGGCGAACTGCCGGCGTTCTTCGCCGTCAGCGACGTCGCCTTCGTCGGCGGCAGCCTGCAGGACATCGGCGGCCACAACCTGCTGGAACCGGCGGTGGCCGGCGTGCCGGTGGTGACCGGGCCGCATCTGCACAACTTCACCGACATCGCCCGTGGCATGCGCGAGGCCGGCGCGATGCGGGTGGTGGAATCGGGCGATGCGCTGTCGGATGCGCTCGATGCGCTGCTCGACAACGCGGCCGAGCGGCAGCGGATGGGCGAAGCCGGCCTGCGGCTGGCCGAATCCGGGCGCGGCGCACTGGCGCGGACGCTGGCGGCGGTCGGGCTGTAG
- a CDS encoding TolC family outer membrane protein: MRLRPLALALSIVLLPAAAHAEDLLQTYQLARTSDPQLAAAEAGQRATAEGEAQTRAQFLPQVNGGANITRQRQTSESGQPQYDPVTGQIFSGGERTTDSTSRSANIGVDQVLFNAGLFSQHRAQKLNTRAGELQLESTGDQLITRTSQAYFNVLVALETLSAAEAQEAALKKQFDFASKRLEVGLAPITDQHEARAQYEGARANTILQRNALEDAYQALAEITGQPVKSLMALPDDFKPQLPAEGGADAWVARAIANNPALTAQHTRVEAAEEGISTARAGYLPTLSASGSYGISRTNSSVDIASGQGFDSDGRGRGPSITLALRVPIFDGFATQSRVRQAVAQRDVAEQQLEQQKRGLERSTRSAYQSLSAGISAVEARRLALVAAQSAYEASQVGLEVGTRTVIDVLLNQQNLFNAQQAYSQAKYNYLQSRLLLEQAAGTLDISDVQDINRLLTVPAGQTPRIRR, from the coding sequence ATGCGCCTGCGCCCGCTTGCCCTTGCCCTGTCGATCGTTCTGCTGCCGGCCGCCGCCCACGCCGAGGACCTGCTGCAGACCTATCAGCTCGCGCGCACCAGCGACCCGCAGCTGGCCGCCGCCGAAGCCGGCCAGCGCGCCACCGCCGAGGGCGAGGCACAGACCCGCGCGCAGTTCCTGCCGCAGGTCAACGGCGGCGCCAACATCACCCGCCAGCGCCAGACCAGCGAGTCCGGCCAGCCGCAGTACGACCCGGTCACCGGCCAGATCTTCAGCGGCGGCGAACGCACCACCGACAGCACCAGCCGCTCGGCCAACATCGGCGTGGACCAGGTGCTGTTCAATGCCGGCCTCTTCAGCCAGCACCGCGCGCAGAAGCTCAACACCCGCGCCGGCGAGCTGCAGCTGGAATCCACCGGCGACCAGCTGATCACCCGTACCTCGCAGGCCTACTTCAACGTGCTCGTCGCGCTGGAAACCCTGTCCGCCGCCGAGGCGCAGGAAGCCGCGCTGAAGAAGCAGTTCGACTTCGCCAGCAAGCGCCTCGAAGTGGGCCTGGCGCCGATCACCGACCAGCACGAGGCCCGCGCCCAGTACGAAGGCGCGCGCGCCAACACCATCCTGCAGCGCAACGCGCTGGAGGACGCCTACCAGGCGCTGGCCGAGATCACCGGCCAGCCGGTCAAGAGCCTGATGGCGCTGCCGGACGACTTCAAGCCGCAGCTGCCCGCCGAAGGCGGCGCCGACGCCTGGGTGGCCCGCGCTATCGCCAACAACCCGGCGCTGACCGCGCAGCACACCCGCGTCGAAGCCGCCGAGGAAGGCATCAGCACCGCCCGCGCCGGCTACCTGCCGACCTTGAGCGCCAGCGGCAGCTACGGCATCTCGCGCACCAACAGCAGCGTGGACATCGCCAGCGGCCAGGGCTTCGACAGTGATGGCCGCGGCCGCGGCCCGAGCATCACGCTGGCGCTGCGCGTGCCGATCTTCGACGGTTTCGCCACCCAGTCGCGCGTGCGCCAGGCCGTGGCCCAGCGCGACGTCGCCGAGCAGCAGCTGGAACAGCAGAAGCGCGGCCTGGAACGCAGCACCCGCAGCGCCTACCAGTCGCTGTCGGCCGGCATCAGCGCGGTTGAAGCGCGCCGCCTGGCGCTGGTCGCCGCGCAGAGCGCCTACGAGGCCTCGCAGGTCGGGCTGGAGGTCGGCACCCGCACCGTCATCGACGTGCTGCTGAACCAGCAGAACCTGTTCAACGCCCAGCAGGCGTATTCGCAGGCCAAGTACAACTACCTGCAGAGCCGGCTGCTGCTGGAGCAGGCCGCCGGCACCCTCGACATCTCCGACGTGCAGGACATCAACCGCCTGCTGACCGTACCGGCCGGACAGACGCCGCGCATCCGCCGCTGA
- a CDS encoding protein-L-isoaspartate O-methyltransferase family protein: protein MTINYAQARENMVEQQVRPWDVLDPRVLVVIGRTPREAFVDAAHRELAYADLSLPLGHGQFMMKPVVEGRTLQALAIADTDRVLEIGTGSGYLTACLAQLGASVHSLEIDPAMADAARARLATHGIANATVEAADAFNWNTAERYDAVCVTGAVAEIPARFLEWLAPNGRLFVIHGQSPVMEAALVRGDVNAPRAESLFETDLPYLVGGEPAPRFVL, encoded by the coding sequence ATGACGATCAATTACGCCCAAGCCCGAGAGAACATGGTCGAACAGCAGGTTCGCCCGTGGGACGTGCTCGACCCGCGCGTGCTGGTGGTCATCGGCCGCACCCCGCGCGAGGCCTTCGTCGATGCCGCCCACCGCGAGCTGGCCTATGCCGACCTGTCGCTGCCGCTGGGCCACGGCCAATTCATGATGAAGCCGGTGGTGGAAGGCCGCACGCTGCAGGCGCTCGCCATCGCCGACACCGACCGCGTGCTGGAGATCGGCACCGGCAGCGGCTACCTGACCGCCTGCCTGGCCCAGCTCGGCGCTTCGGTGCACAGCCTGGAAATCGATCCCGCCATGGCCGACGCCGCCCGCGCGCGCCTGGCCACGCACGGCATCGCCAACGCCACGGTCGAAGCCGCCGATGCGTTCAACTGGAATACCGCTGAGCGCTACGACGCGGTCTGCGTCACCGGCGCGGTCGCCGAAATCCCGGCACGCTTCCTGGAATGGCTGGCGCCGAACGGCCGCCTGTTCGTCATCCATGGCCAGTCGCCGGTGATGGAAGCCGCCCTGGTGCGGGGCGATGTCAACGCACCGCGTGCCGAATCGTTGTTCGAAACCGACCTCCCCTATCTCGTCGGCGGCGAACCCGCGCCCCGATTCGTCCTGTAA
- a CDS encoding TetR/AcrR family transcriptional regulator gives MNALPTARPTLGRPKDPAKRAAVLEAAKHLFAEHGFDGVSMDQIAQAADVSKLTVYSHFGDKDGLLAAAVRAHCEQEMPMQLFDPLPQVPLRERLLDIARAFYAMVSCPQAVAGHRMLCAPNGLSPNMARLFWEAGPARVQAGLTELLGRRVEAGELAIDDCHMAAAHFFVLLKGEPHARLMIGHPELPDDAAIERHLESVVDFFLRAHRPDRA, from the coding sequence ATGAATGCCCTGCCCACCGCCCGCCCCACGCTCGGCCGTCCGAAGGACCCGGCCAAGCGCGCCGCCGTGCTCGAAGCCGCCAAGCATCTGTTCGCCGAACACGGTTTCGATGGCGTCAGCATGGACCAGATCGCGCAGGCGGCCGATGTCTCCAAGCTCACCGTCTACAGCCATTTCGGCGACAAGGACGGCCTGCTCGCCGCCGCCGTGCGGGCGCACTGCGAGCAGGAAATGCCGATGCAGCTGTTCGACCCGCTGCCGCAGGTGCCGCTGCGCGAGCGGCTGCTCGACATCGCCCGGGCCTTCTACGCCATGGTCAGCTGCCCGCAGGCGGTGGCCGGCCATCGCATGCTGTGCGCGCCCAACGGGCTGTCGCCCAACATGGCCCGGCTGTTCTGGGAAGCCGGTCCGGCGCGCGTGCAGGCCGGGCTGACGGAACTGCTGGGCCGGCGCGTCGAGGCCGGCGAACTGGCGATCGACGACTGCCATATGGCCGCCGCGCACTTCTTCGTGCTGCTCAAGGGCGAGCCGCATGCGCGCCTGATGATCGGCCACCCGGAGCTTCCGGACGACGCCGCGATCGAGCGCCATCTGGAAAGCGTGGTCGACTTCTTCCTCCGCGCCCATCGGCCGGATCGTGCATGA
- a CDS encoding homoserine kinase: MSPSSRQARARAPGSVGNIGVGFDLLGHAVDGIGDVATVRRIDTPEVRIVRIGGEGAGIDRIPLDSAGNTAGRALESLREALMLPFGFEVELDKGIALGSGLGGSASSAVAALVAANALLDAPLARESLYPHALEGEYVSTRSHQGDNVGPMLLGGVALATPSRLLRLHAPASLHAVVVHPARVLETRTARAVLAAPYPLADFVAQSTALALFLTGLARDDIEMIGEGLRDVLVEPRRAGLIPGFARVKQAALDHGALGASISGGGPSTFAWFASRAAAEAAAPAMRQGFLDAGLDATAYVSPVNAAAAHLL; the protein is encoded by the coding sequence ATGTCGCCATCCTCCCGCCAAGCCCGTGCCCGCGCACCCGGAAGCGTCGGCAACATCGGCGTCGGCTTCGACCTGCTGGGCCACGCGGTGGACGGGATCGGCGATGTCGCCACGGTGCGCCGCATCGACACGCCCGAAGTCCGCATCGTCCGCATTGGGGGCGAAGGCGCCGGCATCGACCGCATCCCGCTGGACAGCGCCGGCAACACCGCCGGCCGCGCGCTGGAATCGTTGCGCGAGGCGCTGATGCTGCCGTTCGGGTTTGAAGTCGAATTGGACAAGGGCATCGCGCTCGGCTCCGGGCTCGGCGGTTCGGCATCCTCGGCGGTGGCGGCGCTGGTCGCGGCCAATGCCCTGCTGGACGCGCCGCTGGCGCGCGAATCGCTTTATCCGCACGCGCTGGAAGGCGAGTACGTCTCCACCCGCAGCCACCAGGGCGACAACGTCGGCCCGATGCTGCTCGGCGGTGTCGCGCTGGCCACGCCCAGCCGCCTGCTGCGCCTGCACGCGCCGGCATCACTGCACGCGGTCGTGGTCCATCCCGCGCGGGTGCTGGAAACCCGCACCGCCCGCGCCGTGCTGGCGGCGCCCTACCCGCTGGCGGATTTCGTCGCCCAGTCCACCGCGCTGGCGCTGTTCCTGACCGGGCTGGCCCGCGATGACATCGAGATGATCGGCGAAGGCCTGCGCGACGTGCTGGTCGAGCCGCGCCGCGCCGGGCTGATCCCGGGCTTCGCGCGGGTCAAGCAGGCCGCGCTCGACCACGGCGCGCTGGGCGCCAGCATCTCCGGCGGCGGGCCGAGCACGTTTGCATGGTTCGCCAGCCGCGCCGCAGCCGAAGCCGCCGCGCCGGCGATGCGCCAGGGTTTTCTGGATGCCGGGCTGGACGCGACCGCCTATGTCAGCCCGGTCAACGCGGCCGCCGCCCACCTGCTCTGA
- the thiC gene encoding phosphomethylpyrimidine synthase ThiC: protein MNAVPATDLQRQAEELSAEVTRPIPGSRKIHVEGSRADLRVPMREIVLTKTPTLFGGEDNAPVTVYDCSGPYSDPDAAIDLSMGLPALRAAWIAERGDTEALPGITSEFGRAREHDPKLAHVRFRNRPAPRVAKAGANVSQMHYARRGIVTPEMEFVAIRENQRLDAVREAHLLNQHPGHDFGANIQKIITPEFVRDEIARGRAILPNNINHPESEPMIIGRNFLTKINANIGNSAVSSGIAEEVEKLVWAIRWGADTVMDLSTGKHIHETREWIIRNSPVPIGTVPIYQALEKVDGRAEELNWEIFRDTLIEQAEQGVDYFTIHAGVLLRHVPLTAKRVTGIVSRGGSIMAKWCLAHHRENFLYTHFEDICEIMKAYDVAFSLGDGLRPGCIADANDAAQFGELEALGELTRIAWKHDVQTMIEGPGHVPMQLIKENMDKQLAECGEAPFYTLGPLTTDIAPGYDHITSAIGAAMIGWYGTAMLCYVTPKEHLGLPNREDVREGIMAYKIAAHAADLAKGHPGAQVRDNALSKARFEFRWSDQFHLGLDPERAMEYHDETMPKEAHKSAHFCSMCGPHFCSMRITQDVRDYAAEQGISEEEALKAGMEAKSAEFREAGAQVYHAE from the coding sequence ATGAATGCCGTGCCCGCCACCGACCTGCAGCGCCAGGCCGAAGAACTCTCCGCCGAGGTCACCCGCCCGATCCCGGGCTCGCGCAAGATCCATGTCGAAGGCAGCCGCGCCGACCTGCGCGTGCCGATGCGCGAAATCGTGCTGACGAAAACGCCGACCCTGTTCGGGGGCGAGGACAACGCGCCGGTCACCGTCTACGACTGCTCCGGCCCGTACAGCGATCCGGACGCGGCCATTGATCTGTCGATGGGCCTGCCGGCGCTGCGTGCCGCATGGATCGCCGAGCGCGGCGACACCGAGGCGTTGCCCGGCATCACCAGCGAATTCGGGCGCGCGCGCGAACACGATCCGAAGCTCGCGCACGTGCGCTTTCGCAACCGGCCGGCGCCGCGCGTGGCCAAGGCCGGCGCCAACGTCAGCCAGATGCATTACGCGCGTCGCGGCATCGTCACCCCGGAAATGGAATTTGTCGCGATCCGCGAGAACCAGCGTCTGGATGCCGTGCGCGAGGCACATCTGCTGAACCAGCATCCCGGCCACGATTTCGGCGCGAACATCCAGAAGATCATCACCCCGGAATTCGTGCGCGACGAAATCGCCCGCGGCCGCGCCATCCTGCCGAACAACATCAACCACCCGGAAAGCGAGCCGATGATCATCGGCCGCAACTTCCTCACCAAGATCAACGCCAACATCGGCAACAGCGCGGTGTCGTCGGGCATCGCCGAGGAAGTGGAGAAGCTGGTCTGGGCGATCCGCTGGGGCGCGGACACGGTCATGGATCTCAGCACCGGCAAGCACATCCACGAAACCCGCGAGTGGATCATCCGCAATTCGCCGGTGCCGATCGGCACGGTGCCGATCTACCAGGCGCTGGAAAAGGTCGATGGCCGCGCCGAGGAACTCAACTGGGAGATCTTCCGCGACACCCTGATCGAGCAGGCCGAGCAGGGCGTGGACTACTTCACCATCCATGCCGGCGTGCTGCTGCGCCATGTGCCGCTGACCGCGAAGCGCGTCACCGGCATCGTCTCGCGCGGCGGTTCGATCATGGCGAAGTGGTGTCTCGCGCATCACAGGGAAAACTTCCTCTACACGCACTTCGAGGACATCTGCGAAATCATGAAGGCGTATGACGTCGCCTTCTCGCTGGGCGATGGCCTGCGTCCGGGTTGCATTGCCGATGCCAACGACGCCGCGCAGTTCGGCGAACTCGAAGCGCTCGGCGAGCTGACCAGGATCGCGTGGAAGCACGACGTCCAGACCATGATCGAAGGCCCCGGCCATGTGCCGATGCAGCTGATCAAGGAGAACATGGACAAACAGCTCGCCGAATGCGGCGAGGCGCCGTTCTACACGCTGGGGCCGCTGACCACCGACATCGCGCCGGGTTACGACCACATCACCTCGGCCATCGGCGCGGCGATGATCGGCTGGTACGGCACGGCGATGCTCTGCTACGTGACGCCGAAGGAGCACCTGGGCCTGCCGAACCGCGAGGACGTGCGCGAAGGGATCATGGCGTACAAGATCGCCGCGCATGCCGCGGACCTTGCGAAGGGCCATCCCGGTGCGCAGGTGCGTGACAACGCGTTGTCGAAGGCGCGTTTCGAATTCCGTTGGAGCGACCAGTTCCACCTCGGCCTCGACCCCGAGCGCGCGATGGAATACCACGACGAGACCATGCCGAAGGAAGCGCACAAGTCCGCGCATTTCTGCAGCATGTGCGGCCCGCATTTCTGTTCGATGCGGATCACCCAGGACGTGCGCGACTACGCCGCCGAGCAGGGCATCAGCGAGGAAGAAGCGCTCAAGGCCGGCATGGAGGCGAAGTCCGCCGAGTTCCGCGAAGCCGGCGCGCAGGTCTACCACGCCGAATGA
- a CDS encoding ion channel yields MHASNGADWVGVTGALFYAAAYLYSAWALIAYMMQDDQTTVDEMWAAGATFMLFVEAYAWLFMALQIVQPGAFSAPGAAPESMRHWMELVFLSGTNFSATGLSDIVPGTPHARMLLLIEQWNGVMYLAIVVARLAGMLKPTPASKP; encoded by the coding sequence GTGCATGCCAGCAACGGCGCGGACTGGGTGGGCGTGACCGGCGCGCTCTTCTACGCCGCGGCCTACCTGTATTCGGCGTGGGCGCTGATCGCCTACATGATGCAGGACGACCAGACCACGGTGGACGAGATGTGGGCCGCGGGCGCGACCTTCATGCTGTTCGTCGAAGCCTATGCGTGGCTGTTCATGGCCCTGCAGATCGTGCAGCCGGGCGCGTTCTCGGCACCGGGCGCGGCGCCGGAATCGATGCGCCACTGGATGGAGCTGGTGTTCCTGTCGGGCACCAATTTCTCCGCCACCGGCCTGTCCGACATCGTGCCGGGCACGCCCCATGCGCGGATGCTGCTGCTGATCGAGCAGTGGAACGGCGTGATGTATCTCGCCATCGTGGTGGCGCGCCTGGCCGGGATGCTGAAGCCGACGCCCGCAAGCAAACCGTGA